The genomic stretch GCTTGCGGGGAGAGGGTTGGGGTGAGGGGCTGCCTCAATGAGTTGTGACGTGACGGGAGACCTGTACCCCCTCACCCGGATCACATCTGCGATGTGATCCGACCTCTCCCCGCAAGCGGGGCGAGGTAAGACCTAATCCCGATCGACCCGGACCACGCGGCCTTTTTCGATCGCCAGCGCCAGCCTGCCGTGCTTCAGCGACAGCGCCGCTTCGCCGAACAATTCGCGCCGCCAGCCGTGCAGGGCGGCGACGTCGGCCTGATCGTCGTTGGCGATCTGTTCGAGATCGTCGACGGTGGCGATCACCTTGCTTGCGACCGCGTGACGTTCCGACGTCATCCGCAGCAGCACCTTCAACAGCTCGACGATCGCCGCACCATTGGAATTGCCGCGCGGCTTTTCGATCTTCGGCAATGTCGAGGGATCGCGGGCGATGCCGCGCTGCACGGCCGCGACGATATCGGCGCCCCATTTGGAGCGGTCAAAGCCTTTCGGCAGCGAGCGCAAATTGGCGAGACGTTCGAGGCTGGTCGGGGCGTGGGTCGCGATATCGCCGAGCGCGTCGTCCTTCAGTACGCGCGAGCGCGGCACGTCACGGCTCTGCGCTTCCTGCTCGCGCCAGGCCGCGACTTCCATCAGCACCGCCAGCTCCTTCGGCTTGCGCACCCGCGTCTTCAGCCGCTCCCAGGCCCGCTCGGGGTGGAAATCATAGGTCTTTGGCGAGGTCAGGACTTCCATCTCCTCGCTGACCCAGTCGCTGCGGCCGCGCTTCTTCAGGTCGGCGTCGAGCGCTGCGAATACGTCGCGCAGATGGGTGACGTCGGAGACGGCGTAGTGCACCTGCTCTTCGCTCAAGGGCCGGCGCGACCAGTCGGTAAAGCGGTGGGTCTTGTCCGGCCGGTGGCCGGCAATGCGCTCGACCAGCTGGTCATAGGCG from Bradyrhizobium sp. Ash2021 encodes the following:
- the rnd gene encoding ribonuclease D, giving the protein MDLITTTSDLAAACDRLSKHPVITVDTEFLRETTYYPLLCVVQMASAEEAVVVDTLAPGIDLKPFFELMGNEAVLKVFHAARQDIEIVWHQSGTIPHPIFDTQVAAMVLGYGDSIAYDQLVERIAGHRPDKTHRFTDWSRRPLSEEQVHYAVSDVTHLRDVFAALDADLKKRGRSDWVSEEMEVLTSPKTYDFHPERAWERLKTRVRKPKELAVLMEVAAWREQEAQSRDVPRSRVLKDDALGDIATHAPTSLERLANLRSLPKGFDRSKWGADIVAAVQRGIARDPSTLPKIEKPRGNSNGAAIVELLKVLLRMTSERHAVASKVIATVDDLEQIANDDQADVAALHGWRRELFGEAALSLKHGRLALAIEKGRVVRVDRD